The Streptomyces sp. A2-16 sequence CGGATCCGCGTCTTCTTCGTCATGTGGTTGCTACCCCCAGTAGCTCATCGTCAATGAGGCGGCGCTCGGGGCCGTGATCGACGGGAGAAGGTAGCTGTGTGCTCAAGTCCCCCGGTTCACATGCGCCCCAGAGATACGCATGCCGCGCTTTACCTTTCCCATTTTTCAAAGCAACGTCAAGGCCGTTGCGGGCACGATGTCCTGGTAAGCGCTCTTTGCCGGGGAAAGCGGTCTGTGAGTGTGATGTAAAACCCAGACATAAGGCAACTGCCGCCCGATGGGCGGCAGTTGCACAAGGATGGTCAAGTCGACAAAGTTACTTCTCCTGCTGCTTGCGCCAGCGAATCCCGGCCTCGATGAAGCCGTCGATCTCGCCGTTGAACACGGCCTCGGGGTTGCCGACCTCGAACTCGGTGCGCAGGTCCTTGACCATCTGGTACGGGTGCAGGACGTAGGAACGCATCTGGTTGCCCCAGGAGCTGCCGCCGTCCTTGAGGGCGTCCATCTTGGCCCGCTCCTCCTGGCGCTGCCGCTCCAGCAGCTTCGCCTGGAGGACGTTCATCGCGGTCGCCTTGTTCTGGATCTGCGACCGCTCGTTCTGGCAGGAGACGACGATGCCGGTGGGGAGGTGGGTCAACCGCACCGCGGAGTCGGTGGTGTTGACGCCCTGACCACCCGGCCCGGACGACCGGTACACGTCCACGCGCAGTTCGGACTCGTCGATCTCGATGTGGTCGGTCTGCTCGACCACGGGCAGGATCTCGACGCCCGCGAAGGACGTCTGGCGACGGCCCTGGTTGTCGAACGGCGAGATCCGGACGAGCCGGTGGGTGCCCTGCTCCACGGAGAGCGTGCCGTAGGCGTACGGCGCCTGCACGGCGAAGGTGGTCGACTTGATGCCGGCCTCCTCGGCGTACGACGTCTCGTAGACCTCGGTCTTGTAACCCTTCTGCTCCGCCCAGCGCAGGTACATCCGCTGCAGCTTCTCGGCGAAGTCGGCCGCGTCGACACCGCCGGCCTCGGCGCGGATGTTGACGAGCGCCTCACGGGAGTCGTACTCGCCGGAGAGGAGGGTGCGCACCTCCATCTCGTCGAGCGCCTTCTTGACGGCGGTGAGCTCGGACTCGGCCTCGGCACGGGTGTCCGGGTCGTCCTCCTCCTCGGCCATCTCGAACAGCACGGAGAGGTCGTCGATGCGGCCGCGCAGCGCGTCCGCCTTCCTGACCTCCGCCTGGAGGTGGGACAGCTTGCTGGTGATCTTCTGCGCCTCGTCCGGGTTGTCCCACAGGGACGGCGCGGCCGCCTGCTCCTCGAGCACGGCGATGTCTGCCCTCAGCTTGTCGAGGTCCAGAACGGCCTCGATCGACTCCATGGTCGAGGAGAGGGACTTGAGCTCTTCGGATACATCGACGACTGCCACGCCCTCCAGCCTAACGGCTGTGGCAACCGACCTCGCCCGTCCACCGTCGTCACCGGGGGCCGCCGCCCCCGGTGCCGCTCACGGCGAAGCGGGCGCCGAGTTGCCGCTGTCCTGCGGAGAGGCCCCCGCGTCGTCCCCCGACGTGGCCGCCCACACCCCGATCCCCGCGGCGACCGCCAGCAGCAGCGCCGCGGCCCCGACAGCCAGCCGGCGCCGCCGCGTGGCCACCCGGTGCCGGGCCGAACCCGGACGCGGCGCACCCGCGGCCCGGGGCGCCCGGGCGGTCCCCCGCGCACCCCCGGCCAGTTCGTCGGGCGCCGGCACCCGCATCGACGTGTGCGTGTCCCGGTTGGAGTCGGCCGGCTTCGCGCCCGGCACCAGCGGCACGGCTCCGCGCCGCACCGGCCGCCCGGAGGGGACCGGCTGCCCGTCGGAGGCGGCTGTCGGCGCCTCGCCCTCCGGTTCCTCCTCCGACTCCGCGTCCGGCTCGTCCACGTCCAGCGGGGGCATCCCGGCCAGCAGCGGCAGCAGTTCCCGCAGCCGCGTTCCCAGCTCGGACGCCCGCAGCCGCGAGGCGGGGGCCTTCGCCAGGCACTGCACGATCAGCTGCCACAGTTCGTCGGGGATGCCGGGCAACGGCACGACCGTCTCCGTGACGTGCCGCCGCAGCACCGCCCCGGGGTGCCCGCCACCGAACGGCGTGAACCCGGCCAGCAGCTCGTACAGGACGGTCGCGAGGGCGTAGATGTCCACGGAGGCCCGCGGCGGCAGTCCCTCGACGATCTCCGGCGCCAGGTAGTCCGGCGTCCCGATGATCTTCGTGGCCCGGGTCCGGCGCGGCGAGTCGATGAGCTTGGCCACGCCGAAGTCGGTCAGCAGGGCCGGGTGCGCGCCGCCGGGGCCGAGCGGTCCCTGCATGTCCAGCAGGATGTTCTCGGGCTTCACGTCCCGGTGCACGACCCCCGCCGCGTGGGCCGCGGCCAGGCCGTCCGCGACATCCGCCACGATCGCGACCGCCGCCTCGGGGGCGAGCCGTTTCTCTCGGTCGAGCCGGGTGCGCAGATCCGTGCCGCGGACCAGGTCCATGACGAGCGCGAGGTCGTTGCCGTCGACCACGAGGTCCCGTACGGAGACCACATGGGGGTGCTCGAGCCCGAGCAGCGCCGTGCGCTCCTGGACGAAGCGGCCGACGAGTTCCTGGTCGGACGCGAGATCCTCGCGCAGCAGCTTGACGGCGACGGGCCCCTCGGGTCCCTCGCCCAGCCACACCGTGCCGGCGCTGCCCCGCCCCAGGATCTGGTTGGCGGTGTACCGGCTGCCGATCTTCCGTGCCAAGACTGCTCCTACAGACGCGTGTTGTCGCTAAAGCTACGCGCCGGAGGAGCCAACCTTCACCGCGGAGACGGAAATCACCCGCCGGATGTCGACAAATCCCCAGACTTACTGCTGACCTGAGGAGTTTCCGCCCAGATCCCCGATCCACTTGCTCACGGTGTCGACGATGTCCCCGAGCTGCTGCCAGTAGCTCTTGCCGGTGCCGATCCACTCCTGGAGCGGGCTCAGCTCCCAGATCAGCCAGCTCGCGACGAAGAGGATGACGAGCGTGAACAGGCAGCCCTTGAGGCAGCCCAGACCCGGGATCCTCATCGGGTTGGCGCTGCGCTGGCGCGGCTGCCGGGGCTCGCGCGCGGGGCGCTCGGGCTGCGGCGGGGGCGCGTAGCGCTGCGGCTGTTGCGGGGCGTACTGCTGGGGCTGCTGCTGCGGCTGACGGCCGTAGCCGCCCTGCTGGGGCCGCTGCGGGGGCCGCTGCTGCCGCTGGGGCGGCTGCTGTTGCTGCGGCCTGGCGACCTGCCGCTGGGGGCGGCGGCGCAGCGGGTCCTCGTTGGGGTCGAGGTACTGGACCTGCGTCTGTTCGTTGCGGTCCCGGGCCGCGCGCAGCTGGTTCTGCCAGGGGTGCGGGTCCTCGGGTCCACCGGACTGGCCCTGCTGGCCCTGCTGCCCGTACTGGCCCGGCTGTCCGGGCGGCACCGGCGGCATGACGGCGGTCGGGTCGGCCGCACCGCCCCGGTTCGTCGGCAGTACGGCGGTGGGGTCGGCGGCGCCGACCTGGTGCCCGGGGTGGGTGTGCGGCAGGAAGCTGGTGGCGGCGTTCGGGTCGACGGCACCCGCGCCGTGCGGCAGCACCTGCGTCGGGTCGGCGGCGCCGGGCGTCTCCGGGACGGCCGCCGGGTCCGGGTCGGGCAGCAGCAGCGCGCCGACGTTCTCCGCGGCGGCGATCTGTGCCGAGTTCGCGTGCACGCCGATGCCCTCGGCGACGACACGCAGCCCGCGCGCGAGGTTCTCGGCGCTGGGACGGCGGTCCGGGTTCTTGCTCAGGCAGCGCTCTATGACCGTCCACAGCGGGTCGGGGACCGTGGAGGGACGGCGCGGTTCGGCGCTCAGGTGCTGGTGCAGGACTTCGAGGGCGGAGCCGCCGGCGAACGGCGGACGGCCGGTGACCAGCTCGTACAGCAGGATCCCGGCGCCGTAGATGTCCACGGCGGAGGTCTGCGGGCGGCCCTCGGCGGACTCGGGCGCGACGTACGCGGGCGTGCCGACGAATTCCTGGGTCCGGGTCAGGCCCGGGGAGTCCGCGAGGCGCGCGATGCCGAAGTCGGTCAGCAGGGGGTGCATCTGGCCGCCGTACTGCCGCAGCAGCACGTTGGCCGGCTTGAGGTCGCGGTGGACCACGCCGTCGGCGTGGCTCGCGGCGAGGGCGTCGGCGATCTGGGCGGTGATCAGAGCGGCGCCGACCGGGCTGAAGGGGCCGTTCTCCCGCAGGTAGCGGTGCAGGTCGGGACCCTCGACCAGGTCCATGACCAGGGCGAGCAGATCGCCCTCGACGACCAGGTCACGCACCCGCACGATGTTCGGGTGGGTCAGCCTGAGCAGGACGGAGCGCTCGCGCAGGAACCGCATCACGATGTCCGGATCGCTCGCGAGCTCCTCCTTGAGGACCTTGATCGCGACGGTCTCGCCCGGCTGCCCGGGTACGGCGGCCTCGGCGCCCGCGGTCTCCCGCTGGCGGGCTCGCCACACGGTCCCCGTGGCACCGCGTCCGAGCGGCTCCTCGAGGAAGTACTTGCTGCCTACCGGCCGCACGTCATGCACTCCCTGCTGCTTGCTGTCGTTCCGACCCACTTCCGACCCACTGTAGTGCCGCTCCTCCTGGCACTACGTAAGCGTTGCCAAGCACGTTCGAAGGAAAGACGCTCCGTCCGGGTCTCCCGGTTGCCGGACGGTTGACGTGACCGATCTCAAGTGATCGTCGGCGCTGCACTGGTCAGGCACTTTTGGGGGCAGAGCTGACCAATCAAGATCACTTGCCCTCGGGCGGCGGGCGCGTTGTCAGTGGCAGGTGCGAGGATGCCTACCGTCAAGGCCGACGAACTTGGGCGCGTGCTTGTCCGCGAACTCGTCCGCGCAGAAGGGACCGCTGACGGCGATGCAGATCCGGCTGACCGTCGTAGACCCGCTGGGCCCGCCCGACCGGGCCCGGGGCCGCGCCGCGAGCTGCGACGTGCTGGTCACGGCTCCCGTCGGCACCGCGCTGGCCGCGGTGGCGACCGCCCTCGCCTCCGTGGTCCCCACCGACGGGAGCACCTCCCGCGCGGGCGAGGCCGAGCGCGGGGGCGGCCCGGTCGTGCTGTACGCGGACGGGGAGCGGCTCGACGCCCAGCGCGCCACCCTGGGCGAGCCGCCGCTGATCGACGGCGCCGTGCTGTCCGTGGGCGCCCCGGCGGCCCCCGAGCCCCACCCCGAGCTCGACGAGGCCCCCACCCAGCTCCATGTGGTCGCGGGGCCCGACGCGGGCGGCGTCCATCTGCTGCACGGCGGCCAGATCCACATCGGCCGCTCCGCCGACGCGGACGTCCCCCTGGACGACCCCGACGTCTCCCGCCTGCACTGCGCGGTCACGGTCGGCGCCGACGGCCGCGTCTCGGTGGCCGACCTGGACTCCACGAACGGCACGACGCTGGACGGCGCCCGCGTGGGCACGCGCCCGGTCCGCTTCCCCCCGGGAGCGCTCCTGAGGATCGGTGAGTCGGTGCTCCGGCTGTCGCCGAGCGGAGGGCGACGGCTCGGGACGGAACCGGACGGCGAGGGCCATGTGCGCGTGACCCCCGGCGGGGACGGCCCCGCGCAGGGCGACGAGCGGGGCCCCGGAGGCGCGGACGCCGCGCGGACCGGCCGCGGCGGGCAGACGCAGAGCGGAGGCCGGGCACCCGCCCCGGCAACGGCGAGCGGGTCGGGCAGTGCCGGTCATGGCACGGGCGTGATCGGGGCGCGCGGGGGTTCGGAGCGTGCCGCCGGATCCGGCACGGCGGGGTTCCGCCCCGGCGCCGGTCAGGCTGCGGGCGGCGCGTCCGCCCCGGTCCCCGCACAGGCCGAGCGTTCGCCCCGAGCGCGGGGCAGGGTGTCGGCCGGCGCCTCGGACACGGGGTCGGCCGAGGGCTCGGCACGCGCGCGGGGCGGCCGTGACACAGGCGACGCCTCGCCCGGTGCACCCGCCGACCGGACCCATCACGCCTACGGCTCCGCGAGCTGGGGCGCGTCGGGCGGCGGCCCCGAGACCACCGGGGCGCAGGGCCACGGCCCCACCGAGCCGTCGTTGGTCGTACCGGGTCAGGGCGGCGCACCCCGGATCGAGCGCCGGGCCGACACCGGCGGCGTTCCCGGCGGGGACACCCACGGCGGCCGGTCCGGACCGGGCTCCTTCGAAGTGACCCGCACGACCGCCGTCCCCCCGCCCCCACCGGCCGACCAGGCCCCGCCCTCCGCGACCGCCGTCCCCGACGGCCCCTACGCCCCTGCGGCCGACGCCCCGGACGCCCCCGCCACCGACCGCCGCAAGGGCACCCCCCTGCGCGGCACCGACGTACCGCAGGGCGTGCGGCGGCGCGGCGGGCTGTCCGCGTGGGCCCGGCGACTGGCCGGCGGGCGGGGCGAGCAGGAGATGCCCGAGCGGGACGAGGCGTACGACGATGCGGCCGCGCCCGTCGCCCCGGTGCCGTCGGCCACCGCGGCCCAGGTGCCCGAGGTCTGGCCCGATCCGGCGGCCCTGCTGCTGACGGCTCTGGGTCCCGGCGCGCGTCTGTGGGAGCGCGGGCCCGGGCATCCGGAGGCCCTCACCGTGCGGCTCGGCACCGCCGACCGGGCGGCCCCCGACGGCTCGGGGCTGCTGCCGGCCGTTCCGGTCACCGCGGATCTGCGCGAGGCCGGCGCACTGGGCCTGGCCGGTCCGCGCGCGCGGCTCGCCGGGCTGGCCCGCGCGGTGGTGGCCCAGCTCGCCGCCCTGCACGCGCCCGAGACCCTGGAGATCGTCCTGATCAGCACGGACCGCTCCCGGTCCGCGCAGGAGCGCACCGCCGAGTGGTCCTGGCTCGGCTGGCTCCCCCATGTCCGCCCCGGGCACGGCCAGGACTGCCGGCTGCTCCTCGCCCACGACCGCGAACAGGCGGCGGCCCGTACCGACGAGCTCCTGCGGCGCCTGGACGACCACCTGGCCGACGCGACGCTCGCCCCGGCCCGCGGGCCGATCCCGGCCGCCCGTTCCGGCGCCTCCCAGGACCGCCCCCGCACCACCGCCCGACGGCCCTCCTGGGCCCGGGACGACGCGGAGGACGAGACGGGCGGCGGCTTCCCGGGCCCCTACACCGTGGTCGTCGTCGACGGCGATCCCGGCGGCGCGGATCTGCGCAAGGCGGTGGCGCGGCTGGCGGCGGAGGGCCCCCGGGCCGGCATCCACATCGTGTGCCTGGCCGAGACGGCCCCGGCCTCGCCCGCCTCTCCGGTGACCGAGACCTACGAAGCGGCGTGCGCGGCGGCCCCGACGTTCCGCGAATGCGGCGCGGTCGGCCTGCTCAGCGGCGACGTGGCGACGGCACTGCGGCTGATGCGGGTGGCCCGGGCGGGGGTCCCCGCGGAGACGGGCCCCGGTCCCGACGACACCGGTGCCGCCGCCCATCGCCCCGTGCCCGACGGCACCGGCACCTCCCGCGACCGCACGGAGCCCGGCCGCCCCGACTCCGACGCCTCCCGCCCCGGCACCGCCCCGTCCCCGGTCGGCGCACGCCACGCGGAGGCGCCCCGCAGCGGCGCAGGGGCCCGCACCACCGGCGCGGGCACGCGCGGCGACACCGACACCCTCCACCTCACCGCCGCCCCCGTCCCGGCCCCGGTCGGCCACGGCACGGTCGCCGCCGTGGACGCCGTCTCCGCCGCCTGGGCCGAGCGGTTCGCCCGGGCGCTGGCCCCCCTGCGGACGGACGGGACCGCCGGCGCGGGCCACGCGCGCGTGTCCTCGCCGTTGCCCCAGTCGGCACGGCTGCTGGACGAGCTGGGTCTGGCCCGGGCCACCCCACCGTCGCTGATGACCCGCTGGGCGGACGCGGCCGACGACCCGGAGTCGCTCGGCGGCCGGGCGTGGGCCGTGCTGGGGGCCGGACCGCGCGGCCCGGTCTGCGCCGACCTCGTGGCCGAGGGCCCGCACCTGCTGATCGAGGGCCCCGCGGGCAGCGGCCGTACGGAACTGCTGCGGGCGGTCGTCGCCTCGCTGGCCGCGGCCGAGCGCCCCGACCGCCTCAGCGTCGTCCTGATGGACGGCCGGGACAGCGTCGGCGCCGGGGGTGCCGGGGGTGCCCCCTCCGGAGCGGGCGGCCACGGCGAGGGTCTGCACGTGTGCACGGACGTACCGCATGTGACCACCCATCTCACCGCCAACGACCCGGTCCGGATGCGGGAGTTCGCCCAGTCCCTGAGCGCCGAGCTGAAGCGGCGCGCGGAGCTGCTGGGCCGCTCCGACTTCGCGGAGTGGCACACCGGACGGGAGCTGTCCGGCCGTATGGTCGCCCAGCGCACGGCGTCCCCCCGGGGCACGGCCGGCACCGCGGGCGCCGGCACCGCGGGCGCCGGCGGCGACCCAGCCGCCGCCGACCTCGACTCACCGCCCAGCTCCACGATCCGCCTGCGCCCCGGGGCGGCCCGCCGCAGGACGGAGACGGCACCCCCGCTCCCCCGGCTCGTCGTGATCGTGGACGACCTCGACGCCCTGGTCTCCCCGCCGCTCGGCTCCCCCGGCCGGCCGGCCGCCGGCTCGGTCATACGCGCGCTGGAGGCGGTGTCCCGCGAGGGCGAGCGCCTGGGCGTCCACCTGGTGGCCGCGACCGGCCCGGGCGGCCGTACGGCGGAATGGGAGGCGGCCCGCCGGGCCACCCTCCGCGTCACCCTGGACGCCCAGGCCACCGGCCCGGACGAACCGGCGCCCGGCCGCGGCCGGCTGACCTGGTCCGACGGCCGGGTGACGGCCTTCCAGGCGGGCCGCGTCACGGGCCGTATCCCCCGTACGGCGACCCTGCGCCCGACGGTCGTTCCCCTGGAGTGGGAGCGCATGGGCGACCCCCCGACCCGCCGCCCGGTCCGCGAGCTGGGGAACGGCCCGACAGATCTTGCTCTGCTCGCCAGCGCATTGGAACGGGCAGCGAGGGAAGTCGCAGCAGCAGAGGTGCCGTCACTGCTTTAGCCCAATCAGGCTGCCCCTCTTTGTCGTGTGCCCGGACGCGCCCGTACTGGTCACGAGGCCGCAACGATCTCCCGCTTGACAGCCGACGCGCCCTTGCCGACCCCGTTCTCCCGGCGTAGACCAGTTCGCACGGGACACCCTCAACGTTCGACGAGGAACGAGGAACGGGGACGTGATGCGCAGCACGAGCAGCACAAACCGCAAGCCCAGGGCAGCGAGGACCGCGGCGGCCGCCCTCGCGGCAGCCCTCGCCCTCTCGCTCTCCGCATGCGGCGGAGACGACGACAAGAGCAGTGACACGGGCGCGACCGGCGGCAAGGAGACCGGCACCGGCGTCACCCTCCCCAAGCTGAACGGACAGAGCCTCCAGGTGGCCGCCGTCTGGAGCGGCGAGGAGCAGGCCAACTTCAAGAAGGTCCTCGCGGAGTTCGAGAAGCGCACCGGCGCCAAGGTGACCTTCGTGCCCGCGCAGGACCCGATCGTCAACTTCCTCGGCTCGAAGGTCGCGGGCGGTCAGCCGCCGGACGTTGCGATGCTCCCGCAGCCCGGCGCGATCAAGCAGGCCGTGGACAAGAAGTGGGCGAAGCCGCTGGGCGCGGAGGCCAAGGCGGAACTCGCCAAGAACTACTCGCAGGGCTGGCAGGACATCGGCAAGGTCAACGGCACCCAGTACGGCGTCTACTACAAGGCCGCCAACAAGTCCCTGATCTGGTACAACGCCAAGGTCTTCGAGAACGCGGGCGCGACCGAGCCGAAGACCTGGGACGAGTTGCTGACCACCGCGCAGACGGTCTACGACTCGGGCGTGACCCCGTTCTCCGTGGGCGGCGCCGAGGGCTGGACCCTGACCGACTGGTTCGAGAACGTCTACCTGTCCCAGGCCGGCCCGGAGAAGTACGACCAGCTGGCCAAGCACGAGATCAAGTGGACGGACCCGTCCGTGAAGGACGCCCTGACCACGCTGGCCCAGGTCTGGGGCAAGAAGGACTACGTCGCGACCGGCGCGCTCCAGACGGACTTCCCGGCCTCGGTGACCCAGACCTTCACCGGTGGTGACCAGCCCAAGGCGGCGATGGTCTACGAGGGCGACTTCGCGCAGGTCAACATCCAGACGGCCAAGGCGGAGGTGGGCACCGACGCGAAGGTGTTCCCCTTCCCGAAGGTCGGTGACACCGCCCCCGTGGTCTCCGGCGGCGACGCGGCGGTGATCCTGAAGGACTCCAAGGCGGCGCAGGCACTGGCCACCTTCCTGGCCTCCCCGGAAGCGGCGACGATCCAGGCCAAGCTGGGCGGCTACCTCTCGCCGAACAAGAGCGTCGACATCTCGGCGTATCCGAACCCGGTGCAGCAGAAGATCGCCAAGGCCCTGATCGAGTCGGGTGACGACTTCCGCTTCGACATGTCCGACCAGGCCCCGCAGGCCTTCGGCGGCACGCCCGGCAAGGGCGAGTGGAAGGCGCTCCAGGACTTCCTGGCCAACCCGAAGAACGTCGCGGGCACCCAGGCGAAGCTGGAGGCCGACGCGGCGGCCGCCTACGGGAACTGACGCGATGACGTCGGCCACCGAGGCAGGGGTCCCACCGACCCCTGCCTCCCCCAAGTCGCGCAAGAGCGTGACCGGCACGCGCAGGACCGTGGCAGCGCTGTTCCTGCTGCCCGCCCTCGTGCTGCTGGGCGCACTCGTGGTCTACCCGATCGGGTACTCGATCGTCCGCAGCTTCTACAACCAGTCGGGCGACGGCTTCGCCGGGATCGACAACTACAAGGCCCTGTTCACCGACGACGGCATCCGCACGGCCCTGAAGAACAACGTCATCTGGGTGGTGTTCGCGCCGACGATCGCCACCGCTCTCGGTCTGATCTTCGCGGTGCTGACCGAGCGGATCCGCTGGGGCACGGCGTTCAAGCTGGTCGTCTTCATGCCGATGGCGATCTCGATGCTGGCGGCGGGCATCATCTTCCGCCTCGTCTACGACCAGGACCCGGACAAGGGGTTCGCGAACGCGGTGTGGGTGGGCGTGCACGACACGTTCGTGCAGTCCTCGTCGTTCCCGAAGGCCCACCCGGGCCGGGACTCGCCGCTGGTGGCCCAGGGCGGCGGCTTCATCACCAAGGCCACGGTCCAAACCGGCGGCACGGTCACGCTGCCGCTCGTGGGTGTCGCCCCGGAGCAGATGCCTGGCGACGCCAAGAAGGCCGTGGCGCCCCAGGCGGACCCGGGCCGGATCACCGGCACCACCTGGCAGGACTTCACCCGCGGCAAGGGGGTCGGCAAGCTCGGCGGGGTCGACCCGAGCGAACTCGGCTACCCCGGCATGAAGATCGAGGCGGTCAAGGACGGCAAGGTCGTCGAGACGGCGAAGGCGGGCGACGACGGCACGTTCTCCTTCTCGGAGAAGGCCGACGGGGCTCAACTACGGCTTCCGGCGAGCAACTTCAAGGAGGCCTACAACGGCCTGGACTGGCTCGGCCCGTCGCTGGTGACGCCGTCGATCATCGGGTCGTACATCTGGATGTGGGCCGGTTTCGCGATGGTGCTGATCGCGGCCGGGCTCGCGGGCATCCCCCGCGAACTCCTGGAGGCGGCCCGGGTGGACGGCGCGAGCGAGTGGCAGGTGTTCCGCAGGGTCACGGTCCCGCTCCTCGCACCCGTCCTCGCGGTCGTCACCGTCACCCTCATGATCAACGTCCTGAAGATCTTCGACCTCGTCTACATCATCGCCCCCGGCTCCTCGCAGGACGACGCGAACGTCCTCGCGCTGGAGCTGTACCGCAAGGGCTTCTCCGAGGACCAGCCGGGCATCGCGAGCGCCATCTCGGTGTTCCTGCTGCTGCTCGTCATCCCGGTGATGTGGTTCAACATCCGGCGGCTCAGGCGGGAGGTACGGCGATGACGACCCAGGCCGAAAGGCTTCCCGAGACGGCGTCGGCCGGGGACACGAAGGTGAAGCAGTCCCTCGGCTCACGGCTGGTGGAGCGGGTCAGCGGGGGCGTGATCAGTGTGCTCCTCGTGCTCGTCGGCCTGTTCTGGCTGGTTCCGACGATCGGCCTGCTGATCTCCTCGCTGCGCAGCCCCGAGGACATGACCGCGAGCGGCTGGTGGACGGTCTTCACCAAGCCGTCCCAGCTCACCCTCGACAGCTACGACAAGCTCCTGCACAACAGCGACATCACCGGCTCCATCGTCAACACCATCCTGATCACGGTCCCGGCGACGATCCTGGTGATCGTCATCGGCGCGCTCGCGGGTTACGCGTTCGCGTGGATGGACTTCCCGGGCCGCGACTGGTGGTTCATGGGCGTGGTCGGTCTGCTGGTGGTGCCGGTGCAGGTGGCGCTGATCCCGATCGCCGAACTCTTCGGCAAGCTCGGCCTGTTCGGCAACATCTTCGGCGTGGTCCTCTTCCACACCGGCTTCGGCCTGCCGTTCGCGGTGTTCCTGCTGCGGAACTTCTTCGCCGAGATCCCGCGCGAACTCCTGGAGGCGGCCCGGCTCGACGGTGCGGGTGAACTGCGCCTGTTCGCAAGGGTGGTGCTGCCGCTGGGCGCGCCCGCGATCGCGAGCCTGGGCATCTTCCAGTTCCTGTGGGTGTGGAACGACATGCTGATCGCCCTGGTGTTCACGGACGCCGACAGCCAGCCCATCACGGTCGCCCTGCAGACCCAGATGCGTGCCTTCGCCGACAACGTCGACGTGCTGGCACCAGGCGCGTTCATCTCCATGGTGATTCCGCTGATCGTGTTCTTCGCGTTCCAGCGGCAGTTCGTCTCCGGTGTGATGGCGGGCGCGGTCA is a genomic window containing:
- the prfB gene encoding peptide chain release factor 2; this translates as MAVVDVSEELKSLSSTMESIEAVLDLDKLRADIAVLEEQAAAPSLWDNPDEAQKITSKLSHLQAEVRKADALRGRIDDLSVLFEMAEEEDDPDTRAEAESELTAVKKALDEMEVRTLLSGEYDSREALVNIRAEAGGVDAADFAEKLQRMYLRWAEQKGYKTEVYETSYAEEAGIKSTTFAVQAPYAYGTLSVEQGTHRLVRISPFDNQGRRQTSFAGVEILPVVEQTDHIEIDESELRVDVYRSSGPGGQGVNTTDSAVRLTHLPTGIVVSCQNERSQIQNKATAMNVLQAKLLERQRQEERAKMDALKDGGSSWGNQMRSYVLHPYQMVKDLRTEFEVGNPEAVFNGEIDGFIEAGIRWRKQQEK
- a CDS encoding serine/threonine-protein kinase; the protein is MARKIGSRYTANQILGRGSAGTVWLGEGPEGPVAVKLLREDLASDQELVGRFVQERTALLGLEHPHVVSVRDLVVDGNDLALVMDLVRGTDLRTRLDREKRLAPEAAVAIVADVADGLAAAHAAGVVHRDVKPENILLDMQGPLGPGGAHPALLTDFGVAKLIDSPRRTRATKIIGTPDYLAPEIVEGLPPRASVDIYALATVLYELLAGFTPFGGGHPGAVLRRHVTETVVPLPGIPDELWQLIVQCLAKAPASRLRASELGTRLRELLPLLAGMPPLDVDEPDAESEEEPEGEAPTAASDGQPVPSGRPVRRGAVPLVPGAKPADSNRDTHTSMRVPAPDELAGGARGTARAPRAAGAPRPGSARHRVATRRRRLAVGAAALLLAVAAGIGVWAATSGDDAGASPQDSGNSAPASP
- a CDS encoding serine/threonine-protein kinase; this encodes MRPVGSKYFLEEPLGRGATGTVWRARQRETAGAEAAVPGQPGETVAIKVLKEELASDPDIVMRFLRERSVLLRLTHPNIVRVRDLVVEGDLLALVMDLVEGPDLHRYLRENGPFSPVGAALITAQIADALAASHADGVVHRDLKPANVLLRQYGGQMHPLLTDFGIARLADSPGLTRTQEFVGTPAYVAPESAEGRPQTSAVDIYGAGILLYELVTGRPPFAGGSALEVLHQHLSAEPRRPSTVPDPLWTVIERCLSKNPDRRPSAENLARGLRVVAEGIGVHANSAQIAAAENVGALLLPDPDPAAVPETPGAADPTQVLPHGAGAVDPNAATSFLPHTHPGHQVGAADPTAVLPTNRGGAADPTAVMPPVPPGQPGQYGQQGQQGQSGGPEDPHPWQNQLRAARDRNEQTQVQYLDPNEDPLRRRPQRQVARPQQQQPPQRQQRPPQRPQQGGYGRQPQQQPQQYAPQQPQRYAPPPQPERPAREPRQPRQRSANPMRIPGLGCLKGCLFTLVILFVASWLIWELSPLQEWIGTGKSYWQQLGDIVDTVSKWIGDLGGNSSGQQ
- a CDS encoding FHA domain-containing protein, translated to MQIRLTVVDPLGPPDRARGRAASCDVLVTAPVGTALAAVATALASVVPTDGSTSRAGEAERGGGPVVLYADGERLDAQRATLGEPPLIDGAVLSVGAPAAPEPHPELDEAPTQLHVVAGPDAGGVHLLHGGQIHIGRSADADVPLDDPDVSRLHCAVTVGADGRVSVADLDSTNGTTLDGARVGTRPVRFPPGALLRIGESVLRLSPSGGRRLGTEPDGEGHVRVTPGGDGPAQGDERGPGGADAARTGRGGQTQSGGRAPAPATASGSGSAGHGTGVIGARGGSERAAGSGTAGFRPGAGQAAGGASAPVPAQAERSPRARGRVSAGASDTGSAEGSARARGGRDTGDASPGAPADRTHHAYGSASWGASGGGPETTGAQGHGPTEPSLVVPGQGGAPRIERRADTGGVPGGDTHGGRSGPGSFEVTRTTAVPPPPPADQAPPSATAVPDGPYAPAADAPDAPATDRRKGTPLRGTDVPQGVRRRGGLSAWARRLAGGRGEQEMPERDEAYDDAAAPVAPVPSATAAQVPEVWPDPAALLLTALGPGARLWERGPGHPEALTVRLGTADRAAPDGSGLLPAVPVTADLREAGALGLAGPRARLAGLARAVVAQLAALHAPETLEIVLISTDRSRSAQERTAEWSWLGWLPHVRPGHGQDCRLLLAHDREQAAARTDELLRRLDDHLADATLAPARGPIPAARSGASQDRPRTTARRPSWARDDAEDETGGGFPGPYTVVVVDGDPGGADLRKAVARLAAEGPRAGIHIVCLAETAPASPASPVTETYEAACAAAPTFRECGAVGLLSGDVATALRLMRVARAGVPAETGPGPDDTGAAAHRPVPDGTGTSRDRTEPGRPDSDASRPGTAPSPVGARHAEAPRSGAGARTTGAGTRGDTDTLHLTAAPVPAPVGHGTVAAVDAVSAAWAERFARALAPLRTDGTAGAGHARVSSPLPQSARLLDELGLARATPPSLMTRWADAADDPESLGGRAWAVLGAGPRGPVCADLVAEGPHLLIEGPAGSGRTELLRAVVASLAAAERPDRLSVVLMDGRDSVGAGGAGGAPSGAGGHGEGLHVCTDVPHVTTHLTANDPVRMREFAQSLSAELKRRAELLGRSDFAEWHTGRELSGRMVAQRTASPRGTAGTAGAGTAGAGGDPAAADLDSPPSSTIRLRPGAARRRTETAPPLPRLVVIVDDLDALVSPPLGSPGRPAAGSVIRALEAVSREGERLGVHLVAATGPGGRTAEWEAARRATLRVTLDAQATGPDEPAPGRGRLTWSDGRVTAFQAGRVTGRIPRTATLRPTVVPLEWERMGDPPTRRPVRELGNGPTDLALLASALERAAREVAAAEVPSLL